CCTTGGCTTCTCCCTTTATTTACCAATTTGCCATTGCTCACCGGTCCCTGTATTGGTACGCTTTTGTCAATTTTAGCccacaaaatctaaattataacTTTTCGTTGACTCTgacctctctctcttatttcttttcaattgAAAATTGTGACTCAAACTAGCAAAAGGACAGACAATTTCAAGCGAAAATGCAACTACCATCAATGTACTGGTACTAAGTAGATTTAGTTGGTTTGGAATTGGTATGAGAGAGATTCACCACTTGCCCTCTCTACttgacatttatttttttatttatgtgacAGAAAAGGACTCTTCCAACTTGGACTTGTGTCACACTCGATGCCCATCCTGTGAGGATCCACGTCAATTGGGTAAACAAAAGGCCGCTTAAGGCCCAACTTGGGTCCATCCATAATATGATGAATAGTGTCATCCTCTCTGGtttttggaaaaggaaaagttGCAATGAATAAAAGCAAACAAGAGAATTGCATCTCATCATTATGCTCTCgctttatttaacaaaaactttttctttggcCAATGATCGATCCTTGCTctacatatatacaagtatTATCACGAGTAAGACCCCAAACAAAAATGGGAGTTTCCTCTCCCGACTTCCGAGCCCCTCCTCCGTCCCCGGTAGCATCCAGCCGCCGTGCCTCCTTCACGGCCAACGAAGACGTCCTCTCGGAGTTCCTGGACAAGTGTGGTCGAGTCCCAAATCTTGTATTGCCCGATAAAGTCTTCCCCAAGCACACATTCCTTCTCAACCCTCCCACCTTCGATTTCCACCGGTTGGACTCCCTCTCGGCTCTGCTTGATGCCATCGCCACCATCGGTTGTTTTCAGCTCGTTAACCACGGTGTTCCAGAGGCTATGGTGAAAGCCGCCATGGACAAAACCATTTTCCACGATGAGACGGAGGAGTTCGTGTTTAATAAAGATATTAATGCTGATGATCACACGGCTTGTTATTCAGATTTGAGGTAAGGCAGCaaaatttactatatatagtaattGATTAggaatatatattgtttaaaataaagtagTAAGTAATGATTTGAAGATGCAGGGAGTTGATGGGTGAGGCAGAGAGGATAGGGAAGGCGGTGAGAGAAAAGCTAGGAGCAGGAGGAAGAAGCCAAAAGGAAGGGGTAGGGGTTTGCTACGTGAAGAGGCATAATATTAAAAACGAATCAAAGGAAGAAGCCATAAGGATGCTGCTAAGAGGCTATGACGAAAGACATTCTCTATGTCTCAACTTCTGCCATGCAGAGTTCCACGTCTACTCCAAAAGAGGTTGGGTCTCCTTCTCCCCACGTCCCGATGCGGTGATCGTCACAATCGGAGATCAAGGCTGGAGCGGAAGATTCAAGGGCGTTGTGGGGAGGCCCCTTCTTTACAAATCAGATCTTCATCACAATCTGATTTCCATATCCTTTCTCTACACTAGTACTACCACTCTCCACAACACAAGCAGAAAAATTACCAAaaggacgaagaagaagaccattTCCCTCTTCCAACAGCTCCTCTTTGCTCTCTTTCTCACACTCCTCTTCCCTTTTTTACTTCCTTGATCATTACATACTTGTTGCCTTGTTGctccttttttcctttttttctttggaaacTAAAATACAAGTGGGTAATGTGTATCTCAATCTTGTTTAATTTTAGCCTTTTTCCCAAGCAATGCATGGCCCAATCATTCAGTTTAAAATCCCGCTATATCCAAATAACGATATTTGACCCCTCACCCATTCGGTTATCAATCTCATGCCCAATCCACTTGACACTGCGCAAGAATCACATAGATATATACTCTGAACTCTGAAGTAATTCTTACATAACCCGAGATTAATTAGGTGGTGCAAGAGCACATATCCACCTTCGAGTATTTCACTGCAAGAAACGtaacgtgtatatatatgcacagATTTGATGTATAGTAATGCTATGCATCGTTTTCACACTACGTATGTAATGTAAGTGTAACTATAATGCAATATAGACAACAAGATATATAGAGTTATGTTGAATCAGCTACATATAATAGACAAGAAATGTATGCATGCACGTGAGCGTCCTCCCACTTTCCAAGTTATCGCAAAAGTGAGTTTAAAAcaaccaatatatattttttcttcttcttctttttgttgggattgataatatttacaagtttcaactt
This sequence is a window from Arabidopsis thaliana chromosome 1 sequence. Protein-coding genes within it:
- the DTA4 gene encoding downstream target of AGL15-4; amino-acid sequence: MIDPCSTYIQVLSRVRPQTKMGVSSPDFRAPPPSPVASSRRASFTANEDVLSEFLDKCGRVPNLVLPDKVFPKHTFLLNPPTFDFHRLDSLSALLDAIATIGCFQLVNHGVPEAMVKAAMDKTIFHDETEEFVFNKDINADDHTACYSDLRELMGEAERIGKAVREKLGAGGRSQKEGVGVCYVKRHNIKNESKEEAIRMLLRGYDERHSLCLNFCHAEFHVYSKRGWVSFSPRPDAVIVTIGDQGWSGRFKGVVGRPLLYKSDLHHNLISISFLYTSTTTLHNTSRKITKRTKKKTISLFQQLLFALFLTLLFPFLLP
- the DTA4 gene encoding downstream target of AGL15-4 (downstream target of AGL15-4 (DTA4); Has 56 Blast hits to 56 proteins in 9 species: Archae - 0; Bacteria - 0; Metazoa - 0; Fungi - 0; Plants - 56; Viruses - 0; Other Eukaryotes - 0 (source: NCBI BLink).), yielding MGVSSPDFRAPPPSPVASSRRASFTANEDVLSEFLDKCGRVPNLVLPDKVFPKHTFLLNPPTFDFHRLDSLSALLDAIATIGCFQLVNHGVPEAMVKAAMDKTIFHDETEEFVFNKDINADDHTACYSDLRELMGEAERIGKAVREKLGAGGRSQKEGVGVCYVKRHNIKNESKEEAIRMLLRGYDERHSLCLNFCHAEFHVYSKRGWVSFSPRPDAVIVTIGDQGWSGRFKGVVGRPLLYKSDLHHNLISISFLYTSTTTLHNTSRKITKRTKKKTISLFQQLLFALFLTLLFPFLLP